A stretch of Henckelia pumila isolate YLH828 chromosome 4, ASM3356847v2, whole genome shotgun sequence DNA encodes these proteins:
- the LOC140866242 gene encoding uncharacterized protein isoform X1, with the protein MQVTIPTTFVQTKVLPFFSSSLFGPHLGVRKLKILITVQRRRDNGGFLVKGMSGSLEKCDGNGMEIVEWGVLRPATEDYAEEAIKALKAGKVIAVPTDTLYGFACDACSMDAVHRIYEIKGRKYTSPLAICVGDVKDIQRFAVIDHLPHVLLNSLLPGPVTLVLRRGEMSILEKSLNPGLESIGVRVPDHNFIRLIARGSRSALALTSANFSGQPSSLDIMDFENLWKHCAYIYNGGVIPSDRSGSTIVDLTEPGMYKILRPGSAEEETIKILERHGLAANANTT; encoded by the exons ATGCAAGTAACAATTCCAACAACATTTGTTCAGACAAAAGTGTTACCCTTCTTCTCAAGCTCCCTCTTCGGACCTCATCTAG GCGTGCGAAAGTTGAAAATTTTGATCACAGTACAACGCAGGAGGGACAATGGAGGGTTCCTTGTAAAAGGGATGTCTGGGAGTTTGGAGAAATGTGATGGGAATGGTATGGAGATTGTTGAATGGGGTGTTCTGCGCCCTGCGACGGAGGATTATGCGGAAGAGGCCATTAAAGCTTTAAAGGCTGGGAAAGTGATTGCTGTTCCCACTGATACCCTTTATGGTTTTGCTTGCGATGCCTG CTCCATGGATGCAGTGCATCGGATTTATGAAATTAAAGGTCGCAAGTACACAAGTCCTCTAGCAATTTGTGTTGGTGATGTTAAGGACATACAACGCTTTGCTGTCATCGATCACTTGCCTCATGTGTTGCTTAACTCTCTTCTTCCTGGACCTGTAACACTGGTATTAAGACGAG GGGAGATGAGCATCCTTGAGAAATCTTTAAACCCAGGTTTGGAAAGCATAGGAGTTCGAGTCCCTGATCACAACTTCATCAGATTAATAGCCCGTGGTTCCAGAAGTGCATTGGCCCTGACAAGTGCGAACTTTAGCGGGCAACCTAgcagccttgatatcatggatTTTGAGAATCTCTGGAAGCACTGTGCATACATCTACAATGGTGGTGTTATTCCCTCTGATCGTTCAGGATCGACAATTGTAGACCTCACTGAGCCAGGAATGTACAAGATTCTAAGACCTGGGAG TGCAGAGGAAGAGACCATAAAAATACTTGAAAGGCACGGTCTAGCAGCAAATGCCAACACCACATGA
- the LOC140866242 gene encoding uncharacterized protein isoform X2, which yields MQVTIPTTFVQTKVLPFFSSSLFGPHLGVRKLKILITVQRRRDNGGFLVKGMSGSLEKCDGNGMEIVEWGVLRPATEDYAEEAIKALKAGKVIAVPTDTLYGFACDACSMDAVHRIYEIKGRKYTSPLAICVGDVKDIQRFAVIDHLPHVLLNSLLPGPVTLVLRRGEMSILEKSLNPGLESIGVRVPDHNFIRLIARGSRSALALTSANFSGQPSSLDIMDFENLWKHCAYIYNGGVIPSDRSGSTIVDLTEPGMYKILRPGRGRDHKNT from the exons ATGCAAGTAACAATTCCAACAACATTTGTTCAGACAAAAGTGTTACCCTTCTTCTCAAGCTCCCTCTTCGGACCTCATCTAG GCGTGCGAAAGTTGAAAATTTTGATCACAGTACAACGCAGGAGGGACAATGGAGGGTTCCTTGTAAAAGGGATGTCTGGGAGTTTGGAGAAATGTGATGGGAATGGTATGGAGATTGTTGAATGGGGTGTTCTGCGCCCTGCGACGGAGGATTATGCGGAAGAGGCCATTAAAGCTTTAAAGGCTGGGAAAGTGATTGCTGTTCCCACTGATACCCTTTATGGTTTTGCTTGCGATGCCTG CTCCATGGATGCAGTGCATCGGATTTATGAAATTAAAGGTCGCAAGTACACAAGTCCTCTAGCAATTTGTGTTGGTGATGTTAAGGACATACAACGCTTTGCTGTCATCGATCACTTGCCTCATGTGTTGCTTAACTCTCTTCTTCCTGGACCTGTAACACTGGTATTAAGACGAG GGGAGATGAGCATCCTTGAGAAATCTTTAAACCCAGGTTTGGAAAGCATAGGAGTTCGAGTCCCTGATCACAACTTCATCAGATTAATAGCCCGTGGTTCCAGAAGTGCATTGGCCCTGACAAGTGCGAACTTTAGCGGGCAACCTAgcagccttgatatcatggatTTTGAGAATCTCTGGAAGCACTGTGCATACATCTACAATGGTGGTGTTATTCCCTCTGATCGTTCAGGATCGACAATTGTAGACCTCACTGAGCCAGGAATGTACAAGATTCTAAGACCTGGGAG AGGAAGAGACCATAAAAATACTTGA